In the Treponema maltophilum ATCC 51939 genome, CAACAGGGGCGTTATGAAATGGGAAATCCGCTACATAGGCGAATGGCTGAACGTATCGGTTCCCTATATTTTGTGCGGCCTTACGATGGGCTTTGCCGCGCGCGCGGGTTTGTTCAATATCGGAGGCGAGGGCCAGTACCTTTCGGGGTTGACGATTGCAACCGTACTTGCCTTGACCCTTCCGCATATTCCGGTCGTTCACTGGGTTGTCGCAATCGCGGCTGCCGTTATTATGGGTGCCGTGTGGGGCGGAATCGTCGGCTTTTTAAAAGCGAAGTTTGAAGTTTCCGAAGTCGTTGCGACCATCATGCTCAACTATATCGCGCTCTATGTGTCCCGCATCGTTATTTTGGGCCTTCCCGGCACGAACACCTACCGTACCGTCAACTTTCCTCAAACGGCGCTTATACGCGTCGGTTTTTTGGATGTGCTTACAAACGGTTCCAACCTGAACTTGGGATTTTTCTTTGCAATTATTTCCGTCATTTTATACTGGTTTTTAATGGAAAAAACGAATTTGGGATTCGGTCTTCGGGCAACCGGTTTTAATAAAGACGCCGCGCGCTATGCGGGCATTCCCGTTGTAAAAAGCATTGTGCTCGCCATGGCGATTTCGGGAGCGTTTTCGGGGCTTGCGGGCGGCATTGTCGCTTTGGGTTCGTTCACCTACGGACGCGTTCCGGTCGGTTTGGAAGGCTACGGTTTTACCGGTATCGCGGTTGCCCTTGTCGGAAACAATACGGCCGGAGGCACCCTGCTTGCAGGCTTGCTGTTCGGTATGCTTGCCCGCGCTCAGGGAATCATGCAGGATAACGGCGTTCCCAAAGAAATCACTCTTATTATGCAGGGCTTAATCGTCGTGTTTATCGCTTTGCGTGCGGGACTTAAAATTTATTTGCAATGGCGCTTAAAAAAAGATCTTGAGCGCAAAGTGCTCACACAGGAGAAAGAATAATGGACATTATACGCGGGCTTGTTCCTTCAATATTAATGATCGTATCCCCGATTTTAATTACGGCTGCCGGCGGCATGATATGCGAGCGATCGGGCGTCGTAAATAT is a window encoding:
- a CDS encoding ABC transporter permease; translation: MKKQSAKAAAKTNGGLINFFLHSDAAVSLLVVVLGFLCGALLIRLVGRNPMGMFKSFFQVLTGFFWNNRGVMKWEIRYIGEWLNVSVPYILCGLTMGFAARAGLFNIGGEGQYLSGLTIATVLALTLPHIPVVHWVVAIAAAVIMGAVWGGIVGFLKAKFEVSEVVATIMLNYIALYVSRIVILGLPGTNTYRTVNFPQTALIRVGFLDVLTNGSNLNLGFFFAIISVILYWFLMEKTNLGFGLRATGFNKDAARYAGIPVVKSIVLAMAISGAFSGLAGGIVALGSFTYGRVPVGLEGYGFTGIAVALVGNNTAGGTLLAGLLFGMLARAQGIMQDNGVPKEITLIMQGLIVVFIALRAGLKIYLQWRLKKDLERKVLTQEKE